The genomic window agttatttattttgtgtactcAGTTTGCAAATGTATCTTGTATATTCAATAAACGTGCAGTCTTCCCCCAGGATGACTGTGCCGTCCCTGTGGCCATGACTGTTTCCTggtttggggtaggggaggaggtggaaaaataataataataatgaacatttatatagcacttatgagtgccaggtattgtgctgagtgctttataatcattatctcctttgactctcacaacaatcttgggaggtaaatgtagttattatccccactttatagataaggaaactgaggctaacggGTTAAaggaattgcccagggtcacgcagctagcaaatatctgagatcacatttgaactcagatcttcgtGACTCTGGGCCTAGCATTGTGTCCACCATAGCACATGAATGCCTTGAGTTGAGAACCCTAATGGGGAGTGGTAGGGAGTGTGAGGTAGTGCTAGAGTCTAGGGAGGAGCAGCTCCTCTCACCCTGAGGTCTCCCTGTCCCACTTCATTTCTGCTGAAACACCTTTTGGAAGCACATTGCTTCCTTCGCCAGTCTCAGGTTTCCTTTCTGGTGGTGCCAGGGCCAAgtcctggtctttttttttttttagataatttatttgtttgtttacagtcttcaacaatcacttccataagttttaaattttctccccctccctccccaagatggcatgcaatcttatatgggttctacgcatacattctcattaaacaccCAGTAGGTCTTCTTAGTGCAGCCCCAGGTGAAGCAGAATACCTTGGCAGTATCCCGAGTGGGTGGGACTGTGTGGAGTGCTAGGAGCAGAGCCTCTGGCTTGTTTCACCACATCCTGGGCACCCAGCTCCCATGCCCGCTGGTTACCCAAGATGAGTAAAGGAAGAGCCTGAGGAGAAAAAAGGCCCAGACTTGAAAGAAGACGGAATTTCTTGTGCTTCAGGGAATAGGGAAGAAGGGTATTGGGTTTGTGTGGGGTGTCCCCAAAGCCCCTTCTTCAAGCTCGTTAGTTGTTGGCCATCATCTGACCCAAGAGCTAAATTTGCTGATGGGTGTGTACACGGCTGGTGCCTGGACATTGCAGTTGCTTGTCCCCCAGGAGACAACACCACCTTGGACCCAGGGTGCTTCCTGGAGGTTGTTTAGTCGGCAAACAAGGGGGCCTCCATCATCACTCAGGTGAACGGAGAGCTGGAATGGCTTGGAGATGGCTAACATTGGAGCCTAGAGAGTAGTGGGTGCCTGGGCACTCTGACGGAGCCTCTGGTTCATCCTGAGAATACATAATTTTGGCTCTTGTGAGTCAACAGTGGAGAATcctgagggaaaggaagagttggTATTGTAATCTGAGAACCTATTCTGGGTTGAGCTCTTGATCCTTTGGGGGCTGCCTTAGCCCCTAGGGGCAGCACCAGGAGCTTTCATGTTACCTGGCAGGAGGAGGCTCCAAAGCCTCCTACACAGATCATGGTATCCATGACTTGGCTGCCCCAGTACTGCTGACACTAATATATTGTCACCAGGGGCACAGCCACCTGCTGGAACTGAGCAGGGGTAGTGTTGGCTATAAGTAGAAGCAAAAGtcttttactattttcttctatcctaGTGATGCCCCAGGCTGAATGTCCCCCCAAATGGCCCCAGAGCCCTTACGCTGATTCACATACAACATCGTTCCTCTGGGTGCCCCAATAGAAGTCCTATTCATTCTGAACCTTCCCCTTCACACACCCATGCCACTGGTGCGGTCCCAGCCTGTAGTGCCACAAGTGATGTCCTGGGGAATGCTGTTGTCTATGGCCAGACACACAGGAGTTATTGGaattggacagatgagaacagCTTAAGCAGAGTAAGATCATTGTTAATGGTATTGGGATTCCAGTCAGGGTAGGTGATGACCGGTGGGGAACCATTTTCAGTGAGGTTGGATAGGGCCCTGAGGGCACAGGAGTCAAGTCTGAAGTCTCAAGGCTCTTCCCTGGTAAGGCCTAATAGACAGGCACAGAAAGGGGACACTTAGGTATAGGGTGGTTGAGTGCTTTGGGTTCAGAACTTGATCTTGTGGAGATTGAAAAGAATAACTAGAAATGAATTGGACTGTGTATCTCTACAGGATTCAGGTCTAGGTGCCGggtctcctctttccctttgaCTTAGATGGTGAGGTCTGGGTCCTAGCAATTTCCTAACCTCAGTTCAACCATCTCCCCACCTCAGAGGGTTGAGACCTGTTGGGCTGCTCACCTTTGAGATTGTCCTGACCTGAATAGGTTCTGCATTAGATGATCAGTCATATTCTCCAAGGACAACCAGGTGGCGGCTTGGGCAAGAATGAAATGTGGGAATGGGCAGATGTAAAAGGAAACAGACCCAGTGGGCCTAGGATTAACATAGCTGCGGAGGTGAGGTGTGGGCCAGGACTCGATGAAGGGATCACTCCAGGGTACGATGAAGAGCCAAAGCTATAGATTTGGGATAGGCTACTCCTCTGCAGGGGCTTTAGTTCCTGTGACTTTGAAGGAATGTGGCTTTAGGGTCCTTACCTCACACTGCAGTGGGCAGCTGTGATGACCCAGTTTTGGGTAATGAGGGAACCTCCACAGGAACAGCCCATTAGGCTTATAGGTAAGTTCACAGGTTAAAAACATGACTATGTATCAATATCCAGAGGGTATGCCCCTCGTTGGGGAGGCCACATGCTGGAGCTCAAAGAATATTGGGTATAGGTAGGAACTctgcttctgatacttattaCCTTTGTTCATTTTAGTGGTAAGAACTCTGggttttgagtcagaggacctgtgtctGAACTTGGCCCAGCtgcttactagctacatgactttAGGCAGGACAcataacttttctgggcctcatctgtaaaaggaatcCCAGAATTTAGAGTTGAACATGACCCCAGGTGCCATCAAATGAAAGGAGCTCCAAAAAGGGGGAACTTGCCATCTCTTGAGGCAGCTCATCGCACTTTGGGACAGAGtctaattcaggggtggggaacctgcggccttgaggtcacatgtgcttttcttccttcctccctccctccctttcttccttccatccttcctctaTGTCCACATATGGTATCATACCCatctttgtaacttttttttcctcctctcttcaaaGAGCAGCCTTAACCCTAAATCAAACTTGTctttcattgattggccaataataggtcccagacCCGTGCCCTCCTTGGTCATTATTTGGGTCCTAATTGGCTTAGAATGAaggtaaatagcagttgtttctgttttgaccagaaacctcgagggtcttcccctcccagatctattttttttttttaagaggccattctttgcttcatttcttgtTAAGCCTTAATCACAGGACAAGTTTTGCCTCCATCAAATCGAGACCTGTTAAGGACTttagcctgaaaaggccaaggatccctactgcatcctgggccatctccagtggtcctgatctatatctgatcactggatccagatgactccagagatGAAAGTAAGAcgggtgactttgcacagccctccttcacttaaatccagttcacttacttgtcatggcatcaccttccttctcttcaagagcaaaggacaaacagcaatggccttctaggtccttgggtgcggctttttccgagtccaagttttatggaacaaatccttttattaagaggacttgttctgtgaagtttggattcagtcaaaggaccaacctagagggccacatgtggccttgaggccacaggttccccacccctggtctaaggGTTCGGAAGAGTCTCAATTTGCCTCTATAATATCCACCCATAGCTCTTGGTTCTTGCCTACTGGAGCCAGGTAGAATGAGTCTTAATATCTCTTTTTCATGAAAGCCCTTCAGTTATTTGAAGACAGCTGttccccccttctcttccccttatccccatcttctctaggctaaacatccacATGCCCAGTTCCTTCCTGATCATTTGACATGGCTCAAGGAtcttcaccatcctggctgcCCTGCCCCTAAAACTCCATCTTAATCAGGCTCCTTAAACTGTGCTTCCCAGAACCAAACACAATACTTCATTTAGATGTGCTCTGATCAAGGAAGACTAGAGAAACGCTCACTGTATTTCTGGAAGCCATCTATCTTCATACACAACAAGATCTcactagctttttcagctgtcaCATCACAGTACTTACGGACTCATATTAACCGACCCTGCCCTGCCTCTCCGCGGGCTTAAGGCACATTGGGTTCTAgtcatgtctcccccatcctgtaCTTGTGAAATTAATCTTTTGACCCCAAGTTTAaggctttacatttattcttattgaattctaccttattagattcagcccagtgctctagcctgtAAGGAGCTTCCTTTGGATTCTGTCATCCATTGTATTAGCTATCCCTACTAGCACGGTTTACctcctttcagcctcagtttccttatctataaatattatctgtttCACAAGGATTCTTGTGAgcaaagtgttatgtaaatatgtTAATAGTAGAAGAAAAAGGTTTTGTCTAGGCGGTGGTCTCCCTGTCCTGAAACTGTACCACACCTCCactttctcccccctcctcccaataCAAAGATTGTTCCCTCTTTTCCAAAGCTATACTCCTGAAATGGTAGAGTGGGGGTCAAGGAACTGTCCACCTGGGCTGAGAAGCCTGCTTCCTCCTCTTACACCCCTCCCTTATTTCCAATTTCTCTGTCCCCAGCTCTTCTTTGCCAGAGCTAAGTCATTACCTGCAGGGACACTTGCCAGGACCAGGATCCCGACACAGCATTTTCCCTGTTGACGATCTTCTGGGTGAAGTTCAGAGCGGTTTGATGGCTGCGATCCCTCAACCTTTAGCAGACAATACAGAACAGCCATATCATTGCTTAACCATTATAAGGGCTTACATTTATAAAGTGAAATTTGTAAAACTTTAATAACCCTATAAATATTATTCTTAAAGGTGAGGAAATAGGCTCATCAAGGTGAAGGAAattacccatgatcacacaggtagAGTCAGGGCCCTAGTGAAAACAGGCCATGAAAGTTTGGGAGGATAAAGGTGTGAGAAAGTACCCCTTTGCTTTAAGTTGCTCTCCCAAACTCCTCCCTCCTGAGGCCTACCAGAGTCACTGCCACCTTGGCTCTCTAGTTATATTGAGAGGGACGGTTGAATGAAGACTGTGAGTTGATGGGCAAGGGCTTATGGGAGTTAGGAGCTGAGGTTAAGCATGAGTCCTGTGTTGGAGGACTTCAGTGAGCATTAACCCTGGCCATGGTTAGGTCTTGGAGAAaccatagaatttcagaactgaaaggactattagggaaagggagagggtcTTGGGAGGACTGATTCTTTGCTATGATGTGTGGAGATTTGCAAGTTATGAAACAGCATGGTACAATGAACTTGGAATCAAAACACTTAGGTTTAAGTCTCTCAGCTGCCTTGAGTTGGTGGGTGGCACAGTGATAGAGCCCCAGCTAAGAGAGTACTGGGTAATGGGACAGGGAGGAAGCTGAGAATGGGAGCAGGTGTCAGGCACAAGAGAGTCCACAGCACTGCCATCTTTTCTGATTTGTCTGGGGCAGGTTCTGGGACAGGACGGAGCTTTATAGGGCTTGAGATACAAAGACCTTGGGCCTTGTTCCAATGCCAATGCAGCTGTGACTTTACTGCCCTTTAACATACTCTGTCCTGACAGAGGGGATGTGGAGAGGGTGGGGCAGATCACCTGCATTTCAGAGATCTCCAAAGTATGGCATACATCAAAGGATAGGCTCCGCCAGGCCTGAAGTTACCAATAGGTATAAGACTCCCACCAATTTAATTGAAAGGCTATCCTCTCTGGAACTGTTGTTTTTCCCAAGAGAGTAGGTTGGGGTTTGGGTATAGAAAAGGCCTTCCTTCCAATAGTAGGTCTTAGAGCTCCAGAAcccagggaaagaggaaaaggagaacagAAGTGGATGGAAAAGAGGATGCTTCATGTCTGGTGTCTTCTGGGTTTTATGTAGATACATACCCCGTGCTCAGGACTTCTGTGCAGATACTATTATTCCCCTGAAAAGTAAGTAAAAATTGGGGTTGACTTCAAAATATGGGGAAAGAGCTAGTATTTTTTTCCTGGGGGAGATCTTATGGCTTGAGTTTGCTTTTCCCGAGGGATGGATAATCCTGATTGGAAATTGAATCCTTTCATTCTTAACTGGTTGCCAGAAGCTCATGAGCTAAAACTAATGAGTCCCTGCTGGGGTGGGTGAAGGCAGTGGGGAGGGTGGGATAGATGAATAATGGGAACAGTGGTCTTAtgcaaagaatgctggatttcTGGGTTtgtaatcagaggacctgagtccaagtccCAGTTTTGCTGCTTACTACATGTGACCAGGGAGACAAGAGACTCCCTGCTTTGCATCTCATCCA from Notamacropus eugenii isolate mMacEug1 chromosome 1, mMacEug1.pri_v2, whole genome shotgun sequence includes these protein-coding regions:
- the CTRL gene encoding LOW QUALITY PROTEIN: chymotrypsin-like protease CTRL-1 (The sequence of the model RefSeq protein was modified relative to this genomic sequence to represent the inferred CDS: inserted 2 bases in 2 codons; substituted 2 bases at 2 genomic stop codons), whose amino-acid sequence is MGIAAIKPXLNFTQKIVNRENAVSGSWSWQVSLQEYSFGKEGTIFVLGGGGRKWSLMGCSCGGSLITQNWVITAAHCSVSRHLVVLGEYDXSSNAEPIQVRTISKVITYPDWNPNTINNDLTLLKLFSSVQFXITPVCLAIDNSIPQDITCGTTGWDRTSGMANTTPAQFQQVAVPLVTIYXCQQYWGSQVMDTMICVGGFGASSCQGDDGGPLVCRLNNLQEAPWVQGGVVSWGTSNCNVQAPAVYTPISKFSSWVR